ATCTCCCTTTGAGATACTTAATAGTCCTATCTGGGCACATTTGAGAAGTAGGATACAGTTTCcaattttcttcctgaaattaGATAGAAAGCCTTATACCAAAGTTAAGCAGGTCATTTATTGACCCATGTCAGGCTATTCTTAGGCTGggtgaaattgtttttttttttttttttttttttaattttaggaccATGTAGTAAAATCCTTTTAGGATTCTTCCTCTTTCATCTACTCAAATATCTATACCTGTCATTCCTAGTACACCTCAATTATGTCTGCCCTGACCTTTCTGCATTCTGTATTGAGATCACCCAAATTCTAATTCCATGGGATCAGCCAAAAGCTACAGTGTCAGTGTCTGCTGAGTTTTAACAGAAATTGAGACAGTTTGGGCATAATCTTAACCTAAAGGCTAAGTGAATAGAATACACAATTTACTTAGAGTAACTTATTTTCAAATCAGTATTTGATTTcaaaaaaatcagtgatttttttccctaacatGTCTCAACTCtatctcctctctgtctctgttgtCAGTACGTAATTCAGATCCTCATCATCTTTTTAGTAAACCATTGAAAGAAACACTTAACTAACCTCTTAACTTTTCTGCCACTTTTGCTGTTTACTTACCATTTTTTCACCTATCTATTTTGTAAAGTGTTTGTTCCTCCAGATTTTCCCCCACCTTAAATTTTTCCTGATTAAGCCAATAGGTAGTTTCTCTGCATCAATAAAATGTTTCTCAATTGTGGATTACATATGGaatctttttaaagagaaaagaaatcattttatcTCAACTGGTATCTGCTTAAATTATTTGATTGTAAAATCACATGTATTTATGTACAGATATAAAATCAAATTCTTCTTTATGTTTAAAGTTTAACACAACTATGAAACCAAAAcgaattttcaaattaaaaaagaaaccaaactgttcaacaaagaaaattcaaatttgcAACAAGTTAGTAAGACAGTTAATATTGTCCTGAAATAGTAACATTGCTTTCAGCGGCTTTGTGTTCATTATTCTCAGGTGCCTGTGCTATATGGTAAGCTATGGCGTGACTCTGTTCATCTAATTCTTTAATCTGTCCCTGAAATCAGtgcattatttaaatataaaacctgCCTCTATTCTTTTCATATTAGCCCAGGACAGATGAATGTACATGAGTGTAGTTGAAATGCAAAACAAGGATAAACACAGGTACTAGAAATTGATAAGTTACATCAGCCAGTTCTCatattattttcttgtatttctttatattgtaCTATTATAAGGGGAAAAATCACAGAATTAAGAATTCTTGTTAACTTACAGGAAAGACTTTGTGTTTGAGCACTGTTTCCTCAATAGTGGGAAAGACTGACCTATAGAACTGAGTCCAGATGCCACAGCAAGGCATTTACGTCTTCAGTATCCACTGCGGCTCTTTCCTCATCCCTCCAGGCTGTTTGCCGTTTCAGTCCTGTTCCCGTCCCGCCCCGCTCCTGTCCTGTCCCACCGCTCTGTGCTTTTGCTGGTGGTACTTGGTCTACGTTCTTTTCCTACCAGTTTTGTTTCTTACGTTTCTTAATCATCCTTCAAGATCAAACGTAGGGGTCCTTTCCTCTAAAACCATTTCTAGAACCCCAGGGTGAGATGTACCTGTCCTCTGTGGATTAAGCGTACCCAGTGACCTTCCCTAAACTGCCTCCTCCCTTGGGACAGGGCTCtgtccatcccctccctctgtcAGAGCTGTAATAAGAGCAGAGATGGTGCCACTAGCCCAGGTCCTGTCACACCAGGGATCACTCCAGAAATACAtacgtatatgtatgtatgtatgcatgtatgtatttatagTAAGCTGAAGGGACTCGTTTTCAACTGAAGACCTGTCTCTGGTAACCAGGctagcttttgtttctttgtagtaTGTTTGTTTCCAATGCTCAGAATTGAATGTACTTTAAGAAAACATGGCATAGTTGAAAATGCACAGTATTTAAAATCAAAGGGACTTGATTTCACATCTTGCCCTGTCATTTGTTCTTGTGTGTAAGATGAAGATAGATAATCACCATCTCACACTCTTTTTTACAGATGTGCAAAATTTTGGCATAATATTTGTCAAACAGGCATATATGCCATAAATATTAGTTTGTTTCCTATGTTAttgctttacttatttttatgggctgtagttatttaaaattattattgttagCAGTGAAGTTTCAAATTTATATACCTCCTTATTACAGTTAGATTGAGGTCCAGTATtagttgtttttttcctgaactgTGCTTCTGCTTTACTGTATACAATAGATGGGACAATCCATCTTTCCTTTTCATCCTCTCAGGATACCTCACTCCCTTtaactatttatatttattcagaacatattttttttcttttattgccacAGGCATGAGAGAACCTCTACTTTGTTCTTATTACCTAGAAAAAtctgtcttcttccttctctttgcagTCCATTTTCATCAAAAAGCATCTACTTTGAGAAGCATTTTCTCTCCCTGCATTATAttattgaattttccttttttatgcttTCATACAGTTATTGGAATCTATAGCTTCAGTTCTTTAGGTAATAGGCTTAAGGCTCTTAGATAACACAAAATTTATTGTAAAAGTAAGTCATGTGGAGTTCAGGAACATGGAAAATTTCTCTAATCAGTGGGTTCCCAGCCCTTACGtgtgttttataaacaaaaatagatCAAAGGTAGATATGTAAGCGACGGATTCTGATTTAGCTGATGCttacaaggaaaaacaaagaatgaaaaggtggcaggtttttttttattatagaatgAAATGACTGTAACTACATAAAGCTACAGAAAGTATTCCTAatatgaaattcttaataatgGACACTTATTGGTACAAGAAAATTCAGACTAGACGGAAAAAAGTTTCACAGATATGGTGATAGCCAAAGGATGAACTAAGCAGCAAAGGGATGCAACCAGTGTCACTCAGGACAAAGTATTTGGGTCTTGGCTTAACACTGAGAGGATAGGAGCAGTGAAAGCAGCCTGTCGTAGAGCAGCACGCATGAGCTGGTGGCCCCGGGAGACCCTGTATCTCGAACCGTTCTCTAGCTCCGCGCCTTCGTGAAGACTGGAGGCTCTGTGTGGCACCAGTGCTTCTGTGTTGGGTTAAGGCTGCGCCTGTCATACTCTGATCCATTACACCTTCAACCACCTCTCTGAACGCCTTTCAAATTAAAGCTGCAGTGCTTTTTGGTGAAGAGAGTCATGacaggaaaaaaagctatgaatgCTTGAAACAGAGGAAATGCATTTGGTTCTGTTTTTACACTGTTTGTCACAATCACGAAGAGTACCACTTTACCATCTGgtaggaaataaaagagaacCTTAGGGTCTTGTTTTCTAAGTTGGGAATAAAATAATTTGAGTTGGAAAATCTCAGTGAACAGTTAAAAGTTTACAAGCACTGACCTCAGGCCCTTTTGCATCCATGTTGCCTGCGTTTGGGGTACAGTTAACACATGTCACTGCTGGAGACTGAGCACTGCTTGACTGCACAGAGAAGAGAACGTAACAAAGGACTCCTCCTTgcatttctgcttctctgtcGCTTGTTCAGCGTAACTCTCTGTTTGAAAACTAGAATTATTAGGGCTATTATGGTCATGTGCATCTGATTCCATGATTTGGGGTCTTGTTCTCAGTTGGTTTTAACTTCTTATGAGAAAACCAATGTTCGTTTATATTTCAGATTGactcaaaaatgttttttcttaattttcatgtcAGCTACTTGGTATGCAAAATTACATTTTTTGCTCTTGAAGATGTTTCAGATTATTGGAGGAGAATATAAAGATAACTCTTTCAGAGAATGGCAAGCCAAGCCACAGGCCAGAAGAGAATATTTGCAAGAGGCACACATGGTAAAGGCCTGCAGGCTCACTGCAGCAAGCACAACACATGTGCTATGCTGGTACAGGGCGGCAAAGGCATACATGTGTGGAGTCAGGAATTATGTGGAGACTTTGTACTTTCTATTCAATTttttgtgaacctaaaactaaagaaactaagtttgtttttaaaaatgattaaaccaATGCATCCTGCCAGATGGTATGAAAGAAGGGCTGTAAGAAGCATAGAAGCCCAGAGAAGAGAGTCTTATTCAGCCTGGGGGGGTTTCAAGACGACTTCATAGAACCCATGGCTTTTAGACCGGGCTTTAAAGGTAAATGGAAGTTGCCCTGTAGGAAAGTGCAAGGCAGGAATTAcaggtggaggtgaaggaatggGGAGGAGGGttagaagggaggagaggagcaAGAGAAAGATACGACGTCCTGGTGAATGCCGTGTAATTCTGACTGAAACTAGAGTTTACTGTAGGCACAGGCGGGTCATTGGACTAATGGGGCATGTTGGAAATCTTAGCCATTTTATCAGTTGGACATTTTTGTCTCAGTTTGCCATTGAAGAAATTAAGGCAAAAAGCACTATATGAACTGCCCAAGTTCATATAACTGATCAGTGGCAGAGCTAAGACTCAGATCCAGACATCATGATATCAAAACTCACCTGCCTGGCCACACTGCAGGAGGTGGTGTGGGTAGAACCTTCAAACTGGGAAGAACTAAATGTAGGTCAGATGTCATTGtccgttttttgttttttcaggttTCTTTGCAAGGAAATAAACCAGCAGCTTCAATCAACTTCAACTCTGTCATACCTTCATGATGTTTCCCTTGGTCAGAAATGCACTAAGTACTCTCAGGATCCGAAGGATTCAACAAATTAGACAGAGTCACTCAAAGCACTCACCAGATTTTCATGACAAATATGGTGATATCCTCCTAGCCAGTGGAGCCTCTTTCTGTCTTGTTACATGGGTATTTCTAGGCACACAGACGGGCATACAGTGGGGCCGTTCCCCTGTTGGCAGAGTTGCCCCGCAAGAGTGGAGTGAAGAGTAGCCGTCACAGTCACTGTAAGGCAGAATTGTTTCCGGGTCAGCTTGTTACTTAAGCACTAAAATATAGCATACTTGAGGAAATAAAATGCATGTGCAACTGTTGAAAAGGCATTGAAAATAGTCATTATTGTGCGTGAAAGCAAGGCAGTAGTGGTATGTATAGATTCCAGGgctttatgaataataaatatgtgaaagTAGAATTAATGAAACATGTCTTTTCTGGTTTAATTATTTACATATCCTTCAGCAGATATACATACACAGGTACTTTACaaagaggcttcccagatggcactagtggtaaagaatctccctgccgaatgcaggagacttgggtttgattcctgagtctggaagatatcttgaggaagaaatggcaacccactcccgtattcttgctggaagaatgtcgtggacagagaagcctgctgggctacagtccatggggtcacaaaagagtaggacatgaatgagcatctaagcacacacatacactttacAAATTTAATTGTCGGGCAAATCCTATTAAATCttactttaaaacaatttataattGACCATTTTTCCTTCCCTGATCTGAACCACCATACTTTTACTGGGATGATTATAAAAACTTCCTAGCCTGTCTCCTTTTCTTTACACTTGATGACCGCCAAGCCTGCCCTGCACCCCGCAACCCAATCACACACTCTTTTAATGACAACAGCAAGAgtgatcattttaaaacattcGTCTAGGTGGGCTttggtggtggctcagacagttaagaatctgtctgcagtgcaggagacctgggttcaatccccgggtcaagaacttctcctggaggaggacatggcaacccactccagtattcttgcctggagaatccccacggatggaggagcctgcaggctgcagtccatggggtcgcgaagaattggacacgactgagcgacaaagcagCACGCAGTGATCCCGCTCCTTTCTTCAGAGCCCCGCGGCTCCCGCTTCCCTCCAGAGCACCCGGGACCCTGGAGGCTGCGCTGCTCGGCTCAGCCCTGTGTCCGGACTTCTGCATttgctcttctctcttcctggaaTGCATTTCCTCCAGACCCTGTGTGACTCGCTCCATCACACGTTTCCTTGGTTTTGTTTGCATACTGTCTTttcagagcaggcctctgactaCCCTTTTGAAAATTGCAAACCCTGCTTAGACCAACTTTGTTTATCCTGTctacttgct
This sequence is a window from Odocoileus virginianus isolate 20LAN1187 ecotype Illinois chromosome 21, Ovbor_1.2, whole genome shotgun sequence. Protein-coding genes within it:
- the COX7B2 gene encoding cytochrome c oxidase subunit 7B2, mitochondrial gives rise to the protein MMFPLVRNALSTLRIRRIQQIRQSHSKHSPDFHDKYGDILLASGASFCLVTWVFLGTQTGIQWGRSPVGRVAPQEWSEE